Sequence from the Carassius auratus strain Wakin chromosome 32, ASM336829v1, whole genome shotgun sequence genome:
actcgtgAGATTCTTTGACCTTGTCATGTGACTGTTTTATCACTTCTATTATCATACTGCTTATCAATACTTTATGGTATACAGGGAATAAAGGTTTGGTTTATGGACCCATGATTCCTGGCTTTTTCCAGGTTTTCCTTTCTGTGTGATTCAATCAGAAAATGAAAATGCCAAGAaactccccttgttttgtttaCGGTTTCTGCTTCGAGACTGGTTTGTTCTCCATATTTGGGTGTGATGCAATCCGGTCTCAACCGGTCTCAACCAGACGCTTTTGTCCAAGCGCGTGCTACGTGATGTACGTGAATGgcgaaatgttttctttttgaaggCGTTGACGTCAACACGCAAGCCCCGCCCCCGCGTGTGGACGCAGTATATAACCGCTCCTGTGATTCACAACGGCATTTCTATCACCAGCACACAAGAATGAATTCGTAAATAAAACCCGAGCGTGAGATTATTTGTGAACAAAGCGACCATGGAGAATATGTCTGAACCGAATCCGTCTTATAGCTCAAACAGTGTTTTTGAGTACGTTAGTAACTCCACCGTCGGAAAACCAAACCTTGACTGGAGCGACTGCCAAGCGACAGGCTGAGAGGACTCACAAAGGTAATAAACACTCGAGATATTATAGAAAACTACACATTTATATTCGATGTACTGATTATAGAAGTAATACTTTGAGTGGTTGAGTTAAACACTGGTTAATATGTGAAAGAATCAGGGTATTACCAGAATCAGTAAATATGGTAACGTTAGATGTTGTAACTACAATGTAATAAACATCCTTCTGGTGACTAAGAAGCTTTCACTGGGTTTCAATAactatgtaattaaaaatatagtttttttaaaccCTCCAGCAACCATCGGGACAAAtttaagcatttatatatatatatatatatatatatatatatatatatatatatatatatatatatatatatataaatagtttccttaatttttttctcttttttttattctataattGTAACGTGATAAATTGTAAAACGTAAGAGGTTCATAAGTTCATAACAACACTGGTTTATAGATTTGAGCCTATAGCGtacattgtgatatttttatatcataatattaCACCAGAATCaccaaatgttaatattttagccATCTGAATATACtgttgtattaatattaaatagaacataaaaataaacatcacGTATTAAATAGATATTTTGCTTTTAGAGGTAAATaccaaaatacacaaaaattcacaaaaatagcaggaatttatagtttttattttatcgaAGATAgtgatataacatttatatatatatatatatatatatatatatatatatgtgtgtgtgtgtgtgtgtgtgtgtgtgtgtgtgtgtgtgtgtgtaaatattaaaGCTTGTGCCATGAATTTATCCATGAAAGACTAATTAAGGGCTGCTGTATGAAGGATGCATGAGGGTTGATggcatatgtttgtttttgttcctgtggctcagtggtagagcattgcgttagcagcacaaggttgtgggttcgattcccagggaacatatgTTAGGGAAAAAATGTGAGCCTGGATGCaatgtaagctgctttggataaaagcgtctgctaaatgcataaatgtatttatttatttacagtttgaTTATGGTACCATTCACCATTtccacacatcatcatcatctgctgctgctgctgtatcaGTGCGGTTTGCATCTGTTCATGCAGTCGTCCGTCGTGAAGATCAGGCTCCGTCTGTGGCAGGTCATCCAGAGAGTCCTGCACTTCTGCGCGAGTGTGACCCAGCTATTCAGCCTTTCAGAGATTTTCTTCTTCATGTGTGTGGGAAAAAACACGACCATGACCGGCGAGTTGAAGAAGAGCGGCCTGGAGGCCTTGGAGAGGCCCGGAGGCGAGATCGGGGATGGAGCTTCAGAAATAAAGGATCCAGAGGATATTATTATGGAGCTTGATGATGAGCGGGATTCCTCGGCGATTGATTGGGATGAAGAGGACGATGATGAATCCAGACTGTCTGAAGGGGAGTCTGATGATGATGAGGACCGTGAGATGGAGGAGGAGGACTCTGAATGGTCAGATGAGGAAGGTGACTCTGAGGCGTCAGCGGAGAGTCTTGAGCTTTGGGAATCGTTCCTGAACAGCGGTGACCCTTACAACCCTCTGAGCTTCTGCTCGTCCACCGGCTCCAGAACGAACACCGAGCAGTGCTCACAGATCAAAACTCAACCTGACACAAGACCAGAGGAGTGTGAGCCCAAACCAAAGGAGCGAGGCGCCAAGGTACATATATCATGGAAACTCAGTGCtgttaatataacattatagttcttagcttttattgttatcatttagtagctttatttttattacatttttatgtttagccatttttttttttttttttggtgatttttcTAAGGCAACGTTTGTAATTTGCATTTTCAAGTTTTACATCTAATATTAAtagtttattgtattttcattcaCTTTACGATTAAACGGTTTGGAAACAAACTTCTTGATGTacagacaaaacaaacagaacaaaatgatAATCAGATAATATTTTATACCGCCGTATTTCTCTTCAAATAAGATAAATAccataaattgtaaaaataaattattaaaagtaaaagtattacGCTATTTATGGTTTTCTAATTCATATATACTTCTAGACAATATTTTCTTacaatttttaagtttaaatttttaaactaatattttatttaaattaacaatgaaaacatttttttaagtttagtttacaataacagacaaatatatatgtgcctctctctctctctctctctctctctctctctctctctctctctctctatatatatatatatatatatataaaatggtataTACAACAGTATTCCTTAAATTAATTACTTAGATAATacacttaatatatttacatagtgACAAGTAAATacattgtgatttaaaataataaataaatataaaacactatttatgatattatgaattattcataattcattttaaaaaagagagaaagaaggggggggggggggggggaatgacAAAAAGTGATGTGAGATTGAGCAGCAGGCAAAAATAAAATGTCCATGAGACAAAGTCAGCAAACAAGATTTTGTCAGCAGATTATAGTTGCTATAATAAGCCTGACTCATGCTGACAGTCACATGACTCCTGCTGCGTGACTAACATGCCTGAGGTTCCTGCGGTCAGGGTTTAAACACAAGCTCCAGTGTGTGCTCTTCTGATAACGTGCTGGTGTTTCCTTCTGTTTCAGGTGTGTTTCAGTGATCAGGTGACAgtgcgccccctgctggcctggGGTTTCGCGAGCAGGGCCGCGAGGGACGGCTCCTGTTGGATGCAGATGGCCAGAGACCGAGAGCGTTTCAGAAGAAGAGCGGAGGGCATCGAGACGCTCCTGAAGCCCTGCCTCacagatgaacaccgagccggcGTGTGGGAGACACTCCAGAGATAACACTTCCTCCTCCAGCTCAATGGAGCTCATCAGAATCTAGCAGATTTGTAAAAACCGAatgtttttttactgtgtaatttatattgttaaaatattgtgGTGCACTTTATTTCTGTgggtttatttctttattgggGTTTCATTTTATGTTCTGCACATTATTATGACACACTGAATATTTTATATGGCAGCTAAAAAATATTCAACTTTTCTGACATTTATTCGGTTTTGTTTGTGAATTTTTCATCAattaaacttgattttttttagttGTGAAAACCCAATGTTATACTTTATATCGTTAAAATATAGTGATTGACTATAGTTCTGTGTCTTTGACTTCATTGGTGTTTAATTTTATGTTCTGCACATTATTATGACACACTGAATATTTTATATGGCAGCTGAAATCTTAATGTCACAGTTGTAGTGGTGTATATTGTACTACAAAACATGGTTATTCTTACACGGACTGAATATTTTATGTGGCAGctgaaaaatattaaacttttctGACATGTATTCTGAGTTACATTTTTCAATGTATATGCTTTTTTTACTgcacttaaagaaatagttcaaccaaaaaataaaaatttaataaaacttcCCCCATCCTCAGGCCATTAGATTTTGGATAaatatagcattgcatcacttgttcatcaatggatgctctgcagtgaatgggtgccgtcagattgagagtccaaacagctgataaaaacatcacaataatccacagtccatcagttcaaaaataattctgtttttatcagctgtttggactcttattctgacggcacccattcactgcagagcatccattgatgatcaagtgattcaatgctacatttctctgttgtgatgaagaaaaactacattttggatggcctgagagtcagtaaatgttcagcaaatttacattttgggtgaactattcctttaaatatgttaatatgtttCCATGTAGCTGACAAAATGCATATGAACCTGAAGTATTACACATCCTGTACAGATATGATTTTGGTGAGATATAGCATGTTACATTACGGCACAGGCAATCTACCACAAACAGCTCAGCatcaatacatttttagaaatgttaGAAAGTGTTTTAGAAGGATTAGGAGCTTGTTTAAGCATGAACACATTAAGAAAGACACAATGCACTGTTCAAACGTGTTAATACGCagcatgtttttattaaataaggtGTAAAAATACTTTGGGTTACAAAATCATTAATCAGTGGTAGTTACAAAACTATTAATCGGTTACAAGCCACAAAAATAAATAGTCTTTGTATACTTGGTCCCTGTGTTGCATCTGGGTctggatgacacacacacacacacacacacacacactctcacacacacatatgttatgGCCTTCACATTGGCTTACAGTACACACTGTGCATTGCATTGGCAGAAAgttacacaaaaatacaaaatcacaCTGCTTTAGAAAAGCTACAGCTCTGGAAACTGAGGTGATGTTCAGCTTCTCTCTGAAATGCTGATGCACTTGTGTGGCACTGGAAGAAAGCAGCATGAATGTGCCTTTGGTGAACAGACCACAGCTGGATTTGTGCTTTTATTGCATCAAGTTTTTGGTATTTCGATAAACCGTTTTGCAATGAACAACAACAATTTGATCTTTGACAATTGAACTATGAAGGCTTTTGTATAGTGTTTTGAAGTTTAACTAATTACAGAGATAAAGCTAAAACTGCTGTTCCTCTGTGAGAAAGCAGTAGGCTATATAGAGATAAATGCATTTCTGTGTGAAGGCATTCAAGGGAATGTAAGGGAGACTTCCTTCAAATTCAGTTCACCAAACTATGGTCGTGCATCCGTCAGATCCACTGCATTCATTTCACAGTAGTGCAACACAGTTGAGAATTTATGCTGCATCATAATTCACATCGAGgtaacaggtctgtggatgagaTGCACTCAGGTTTTTTCCCCAACATTTacaccaaaataaattattagtcCTATTggcaaatgtttaaactgatgtACCTTCACATGAGATAAAGGCAGCTCAAAAAAATCCTCCTAATATGAAAGGAAATGAATGTTATGGAATAAATGCATGTGAATAGTGAAATGTTTCCTTCTGTGTAAAGCTCCAAACCCTTTGTTATTTAACCAGCGAAAcaatgaaaaatctaaatatattaattGCTGTCAAAAAAGACAACTAACGAGTAGTACTACTGTGAAATAACATGCTATGTGTTAACATTTCTCACAATATTAACACACAAATAAGCATTACTATCCTCATATTTCATTTCAGGCTCAATTCCTGGTGCTTTTTGAAGCCCACTTCCCAGTTTAGTTTTATATTCAGTACTTATTTAAAAACacccatttttttatgtttttgaaatacatttcttatgctcaccaagtctcttatgcttgaatagaaatacagtaaatattaactctttccctgccagcaCATTTGAAAAAAGGTGCCAGCCACCGTCAGCGATTTTGACGATTGTCActcaaatttgtttattttgctgtatgaatattGGAATATGCAATATActaaaaaataaagatcaaaGCCTCTACATTTAAATCGCTTCCATCAAAATTTGCATAGATATATAACACTTCAtggatcaacattttactctgtaacattatgcagttttaatTTATATGCTGTTTATTGCTGATCATTGGATTATTTATCATATTCATCTGTTTACGTAAGAGATCGCTCGTTTCTTCCtcctgttcatgtgtgtttttgttcgggaggttttgtactcgttcagaagatgtgtaacaGCGCCCccaagtgtataacagtgaaaacacgaaAAGGCGTATAATCTTGTcaatggcagggaaagagttaatagaaattttctactttaatatattgtaaaatgcaatCTATGCCTgtcatcaaagctgaattttaatcatcattcctccagtaattattggtgctcaattattaataatagttcatATTATCAACAACGTTGAAAACATTTTGGCGACTTAATATTTACGAGGAAActataaaacacttttttgggggattctttgattaatagaaggttcacaagaacagcatttatttgaaatagaaatcttttgtaacattacaaatgtcatttttgatgaatttaatgcatccttgctgaataaaactattaatttccttttttcttttttttacttatcggtttcaaaaagtgtaaacaaacacTGAAGACTTCATAAATGATGCTAAAATTCAGCTGTGTGTttcaggaataagttacattttaaaatacattcacatagaaaaatattattttaaattgtaataatatttcacagtatttctgatcaaaaataaatgcagccttggtgagcagaagagactactttcaaaaacataaaaaaaaggtaaatattccaaacttttgacctgcAGCGCAACATCAAATCCTGATCACACATTGTTTCCCCCCGAAGTAAACCGAGAGCTGATTTTGTGCAGTTAAGATACTAAATACTCGCATGAATACCTTGATTGACCTTCATCCTTCCCCAAACAAATCCACCTGAAAACCAGGATTCTCCTTCGTGTGAAAGTCCATTACAAAGTGCACTGAAGAGTAGTCGGATACCTCAGGAAGCACAGTTTAAGTCACCTTAATAGAGGGCTTCCTGTGCACACACAGAAGAGTGACGTATGGCACCCCGATGAAAGCCCATTTCTCGCTGGGCCAGAATCTGAGGACGGGGCCCTGCTCCGGAGCCTCTGATGCCACGTCGAAATACGCAAAACACACACATCCCAGATAAGACGCCAGGCAGATGAGGATATGcctgaacacgcacacacacacacacacacacacacacagtgggaaCATGAAGAGAGAATAATATCACAGGAGTCACAAAAACAATGGTTTTTACAATGCACTTTTTAGCCTACTAATGTAATTACGGAGAAAAATTATACTGTAATATGAGACAATGTTTCTAgtttaatgtttaacatttaactatccatttaaatgtatgtggaaaacaaacagaaactgtGAGAGGGACAGACATTGAATAATTAGCTTTATTAAAGTGCATTCGGCTTCAGTGGATTATTAACTGTATTAACTCTTAACATTTTGATCTgaacatataatattaatattaatataatttaatgtttcaataatttaattaaacattgcTGGTTTTCTGATGAcggacacattttttatttagtatcatCGATAAACTAGTTAtcacttgtatttttattttattttattttttttattgtctgttttCTCTTATAGTTacagttttagcaattttgttgtgtatttttgtcattttgtcagtTTTCTATAGTTTCTAtagtttatattattaatattttattaataaaaaccttGGTGTGGAGTTTTGATTTACTTAGTTTTatggttattttagtacttcaagttaaactaatattatatatatatactgtacatagaaAGCAACCAAAAATGCTcttttaaggtttttatttttagttcattacaataattcataataattgtattttttgtaatggttttaatgtttGCGTGTTGAAAATGTGGTTTTGTGATTTCATGAACGATTAGTTTTCATCAGTTTGGGGAGCAGTGCCTCACAGTAGAAGCAGACAGACTGAATGTGACAGGACTAAAGCAATGTGTTGTCAGTGCTGTATGTTGACTAGGTGCTGTACGTTGAGTGCACTTCATCACTTCACTCACCAGGCACAGTGTAGATATGGGAAGTTGACAGAAGACCACATTTCACAGAAAATGCGATCACTGATCCAGCACACGAGCGCCAGAGTCCACCACAGACCCGAGAGAAGACCCAGCTTAAACACACGCAGGTTatcacacctacacacacacacacacacacacacacacataactcatattaaaacatgattacataataaaaaacagggattttaaaaataaaaataaaatattatcggTTTCTGCAAAccgatattttatatatatatatatagatatatatatatatatatatatatatatatatatatatatatatatatctatctatatatatatatatatatatatatatatatatatatatatatatatatttacacacacacacacaaacaaacaaacttattttatttcagctagttgatATCAACCTTTCTCCTTTTTGTTTAGTTAACTTAGAtctgaaaataaatctgaaatagttAAACTACATCTCAAAACAACAATTCGTAAATATTATACAGACATAACAACTAATGGTAAAAATGTAttcttatacattttattataaaacataatataaaaaattttaatcaatatttttaatcattttatttttaattttccattttcatttatatttttaagtaacgaaaatggttttaattttaggttCAGTTATAGTTTTAGTCAAGTGTAATAATCCTGATCTCAGTGCCATAATGCTGAAACTGTTGAGGCTTGTTGAAGAGATACTGTGTACGGTTACTTTTATAAGATTATATCTATTACATCTGATTTAGCATTGGATAAAGTGGCTGTTTGCTTGACATTAAATAACTGTAAATGATGTTGTTCAATTCAAGAGTGATGTAAGTCACGCTGCTGATCATTTTCACACACCTGCCCAGCAAACAAACACAGCAGATGATGCTCTCCTTCACTACACTACAACTACTGAAAGACAGAAATATTACACGAAAACTTCAACTAAAAAACAGAAATGATAACTTGccaattaactaaaataaaatgaaataaaaagcaaaatataaatgcattataaaaaaaaatgcaaacaaaatagctaaaacacacactaaaattaaaaactatcaaataattcaaaatattcatgtttacagtataaataacactaaaatatcatagattagagagagagaggaggagcaagagagaaagagagagagaggaagtgcaAACTGTTACTCTGACAAACTGATAAAGAAAAAGCCTTCTTCCGCTCTAAAGCTGTTTGTAATTTGTCAGTTCCTTTATTTTGCGGAAATATGCTTGAAACATCTGAACTTAATGTTTTGCaattaaatctaaatgtataaCAGTTTAACTGTATATTAAACATGATTAGCTGAACTTAAGAGTGTTTCTGACCCTCTTAAGTAAGACTTAAAGACTATTATATGTCATTTACATAATTACGCTATTATCTTGGTTAAATATATGGTTAAAGtgctgctgaatgtactgacatgAATTTATTATAAACACAAGCACAATTAGTATGAGAGTAGGGTGGTGTTTTAGGATGAATACGTTCTCTGtagtttactttactttactcATCTACTCCTTTAATGTACTTTACTCGTATTTACTTCcaccttaattttttatttcctttttttcatttatggtCTGTTAAGTGCAAACCATAAGTCACACATATTAGAACAGCAACCTCTCACAAAGAAGTGTGCTTACAatcttaaaagtatttaaaaaaattgtacttgcagacaatataatattaatgaaataataactcTTAAGGCAGACACTTTCATGACAGTTTCTTAACGcacttaagtgcacttttaaaaGCACACTTTATAATTATGTCAAATAatttaaagcacatttattttgatgtgttgactaacatgcTCATGCAAAgcacttgattataattttgcagtgttttattcattattacattaacaagtaaatatattttaatagtgatgtcaaactatatttaatatagaaatataacattttgtagggatgcacgatatatcgGCCACCATATCTATATCGGCAGATATTTTTCTGTTATCATTATCGAACCGATAAGAGAATTTGGTCGATATCTTAGAgccgataaataatgcattatttcctgTAGAGACACTTCAGATGTGCACTTGTTCACCATGATGGtttttaattgcttgaaatatCATTGGAAACACTTCGAAAAGGAAAATGCAGTGAACTGAAACATGTGCAGGGCAAGTCTGTcatattataatgagattattagct
This genomic interval carries:
- the LOC113051713 gene encoding protein phosphatase 1 regulatory subunit 15A-like, encoding MVPFTISTHHHHLLLLLYQCGLHLFMQSSVVKIRLRLWQVIQRVLHFCASVTQLFSLSEIFFFMCVGKNTTMTGELKKSGLEALERPGGEIGDGASEIKDPEDIIMELDDERDSSAIDWDEEDDDESRLSEGESDDDEDREMEEEDSEWSDEEGDSEASAESLELWESFLNSGDPYNPLSFCSSTGSRTNTEQCSQIKTQPDTRPEECEPKPKERGAKVCFSDQVTVRPLLAWGFASRAARDGSCWMQMARDRERFRRRAEGIETLLKPCLTDEHRAGVWETLQR